DNA from Branchiostoma lanceolatum isolate klBraLanc5 chromosome 9, klBraLanc5.hap2, whole genome shotgun sequence:
CCCGGAGATGCAGAGGTGGTACCGGTTGGCGCTGGCCGGAGGGCGGGACGCATCGGCGATACAGCCGCCGGGAACCGTGCAGCAGCCGACCTTACCGCCTCCGGTGGAGGAGTGTGAGTTACTTTAAGTCACGTCTAAGTTTTTCAGAGTTCGAGGCTGAGACCATTATAGCAAAgaagatacattgtataatttAAATTTCTGAAGGTTTTTGTCACTTCTCTCCAGTTTGCGGCAAAACGTCACTCCCAGAATCCCTCCCTGCCTTACGTCACGGCCACTTCAGCTGCACCAGCATCGCCTACTACAACATCCACGTGCGCATGTGCATCGCCAGGTGTCACGTGGGCTACCGGACCGATGACGCAGGCCTGCTGTTCTGCAACCGCGGCCGATGGGCGCCGATCAGACCCGAAGTCGTGTCGACTCTCGTCGGCGTCGGTCGGGCTGCCGTCACGATGCCGAAGACCGACCCTCGGGTGTTCGAGCATCTCGGCATCACCAACGAAGTTTATGCGGACGTGGCTCTCAACATTTTAGTGAAACTTGACCAAGTCCCTAACCTTTCTATCGTGAAAACATATCTAGACATGATCTCGGAGGACAATATCATCGACTTTGACATGATGCGACAGTTGCTGATCTGGGTCGGTCCGAATATTGAGAACGTTGTGGCGAACCTGGACTTCCTGGAGGTTCTGTCTCGTCTAAGTAGGGGGACTAACGCCATTTGAAATCACGACGCCATGTAAAAACGCAAGGCCTTCATATTTGACTCTAGATTACGAAAATCCAAAGCTTTTATAGTGACGATTTGTTTGGAAACTTAAGGTCTCTTTTTCAcatggttatattacaccaagcGATCAGTCACACCTAACACTGTAGTCAATGTTAGCAATTGAACAAATTGCAGACATTTGtagacatttttgtttgtaatttgaCAGCTTCTGTCTTTCTGTTTGCAGAGACATTTGGGGCGACCAGACATCCGGTTTGCAGAATCGTGGACTGCGGAGCTGAGGTACGTAACTCTATTTTCTTATCTAAATAGAAAATAACAAGAATACGTCAGAATAACAATTGTGGCATCAAATTACCTGGAAATATTGGAATTATTTCCCGGTACTTCATGTGGTTAGCAACCACGAAACAAAACGACAATTGCTTACACAAggagaagaaaagaaacacGATTTAGTTTGTTTGCAGGAAAGAGGATTGACAACATTGGTCTCTCATTTGAAGAATTTAGCTCATGGCCGAATCAACAGCAGCACGACAACATATAATTCCAGCGCCAGACTGGTCTGTTACCGAGGCTACCTACCCCGCCACCCGGTACTTACCTGCAATGCTTCTGGAGAATGGGACAAACCCGCAGCGTGCGACCCGGGTACGGCATTATTCTGATTTTCATGTGATATTAGGCTCGTAACCAAGGCTACCAATGAACATTTTTCATTTCTCAGCTCTGCTCGAATCTGTGAAAGGGCATAAATTATTTGCACGTAATGAATATGCGACAGATTTATCAAAAACAATAAACATACACTCTATTTCATCGACAAAGCTAATCATTtcaaactctgattttcaattTGAAACTTTGGTCTTATCGTTTGTATGTACGTAGTTACCTGCAGCCCACCTGAGGACCCCCCGCATGGCTCGTATCTGTGCCAAGGTCACGTGTTCTCTGACCGCTGTGACGTCAGCTGTGACGTTGGGTACGTACCGGAAACAGACGACACCCTGGGCTGCAGCTGGACCGGAAACTGGACCGCCTTTCCCAGAGTGAACACGACAGAGATGGAAAATGCTTTATCAGCAGGTTTGAGAAAATCATccattttctatttttctaaatTATAGTATCTCGGATAGATACTTGAATGTGTTTTCGATTATATGTTGATATTAGGCATCTACAATTTAAGCATGTTTCAAACTAAAAGGTGATTTGTACTGAACGCTTTTATTGTTCTGAATGCAACATCCAGTGTTCAACTTTTCCATTTGGCAGGCGTCGTTATATCACAGACTCTGACTTGCGTCATCGCTGACTGTGGAAATATCTCAGTGAGTATCTCAGAATATGCATCAATCATCAAATACATATGATTCGATATGTATCGTCTGCTAAATAGTTAAGTTGTGCTTTTTGTTACATTtgcatatgtttgtatgtttgaataAAGCCAGAAATTGTATCAACAAAACAATAAAGTAACAAATTGAAATGAGATGATTTAAAAGCTTAGACAGAGACTATTGCCATACATTACTGAAAATCctaaaaatatttcatttacCTCTTCTGTGAACAGATCCCCGCCCACGGTGACGTCACCTGTACAGGTACGACGTACGGTGAGACGTGCCATCTCACCTGTCAGGACGGTTACGAACGGCTGAGCCAAGACAACTTCACCTGCCGGGTGAACGGAGACACAGCACAGGCCACCTGGAGTGGGGAACCGGATTGTGTACCAAGTAATGCTACATATGTCATATTGATCCTACTTGCAAGATTTTATACTGTCTGTGACGCTTAATACAGGACGTCTTAAATTAatgtttctacatgtacttgttagcGTTGTCCCCTTAGCCCATCTCTCCATGTAACGCATATTCTTTTGTCTTATCGAAAATTCGAAATACGTAGTCCAAGTGGCAAATAGACATGATATTCGAAACGATTCTAAAGATATCAACAATGTAGTCATCTTTGTTTACCAGTGAGTTGCGGAGCCCCTCCTGAGTTCCCCAATACCGCCATCCGGTGCGCCAGCGGACACACCTACCGGAACACCTGCGGAGTCACCTGTGCGGACGGGTACGAAGGAACGAACCATCAGAGGGTTACCTGTCTTAGCACCGGAAACTGGAGCCTACAGGAGGGAGGTAGGGCATGCTACTGTTTTTTCAGCGACCCTAACTGACCAAAAGCCGTTCGGGTTAGCAAAACGACCCACAGTTACAGTCACATCATACATAGGCTTGTAGTAGTCCTGACTGAGCTactttacatatacatgatCGATGTCTCCGTGCTTATTTAGCTTTGTTAATGGTATTTGTAATTCCTTTGTGACTTTTAGCGCCCCAGCCAGTTGTTGGGGGACCAGATCTGTTCTGTCAGAAGAAGGACTGCGGCAACCTTGCTGTAAGTGCCAAAGATAAATGAGACATTAGAACTATAAACTACTTTTGACTGTTTTAATCCAGACTGTGGTTTTCACCTTAAGGTAACATAAGTAGCATGAAAAACTGATAACCTATTTGAAACATTTATCCTTCTTGAAGTTTGGATAACTTTGCTCAGAACCACGACAATTTTCACACAGACCCCGGCCAATGGCATCCTGACGTGCAACGGGACCAGATACCAGGACTCCTGCCGCCTGGCGTGTGAGCCGGGGTACAAAGTTGCCGATGAGAGCGGCCATCTTCTCCACAGTCTCTACAACTTCAGGTGCAACGCGAGCGGACAATGGAACGAAAAGCCAAGGTAAAGAAGTTATCCTCTTTTGGTGAGCATTGTTCCCTTTCTCCCTTTCTATTAAAGATAATCTATTGAACAAAGTTCTATTTCGGATGCTGGAACAACGAACGGCCTTAAATAAGACGTTTAGTCCACGACTTTCAAAAAATGCAGTAGGTATAAATAAAGTCttatttcaaaaattttccAGATGTGTCCCGTCCGACTACTGCCGGCTCGGCCTGGACGACTGCAACCCTGAGCATGGGATCTGCATCCTGACGGGTTACCAGACCTTCAGCTGCCGCTGCCGGGTCGGGACGGTCGGGGACGGTCGGCGCTGTGAACGGACCGCCTGCCCGCCTTTCCCGGTCAGCAGAATTCTGCAACTTAGGTCTCCTCCTCCTAAAGATGACAAAACGTTTGACGGAAAGGGGGTTCCATGTTAAGAAGAATGTCGGCAAGCTTTAATCTGCAGATTAACAGAATGCTGAATGATATATGTAATACTAGATTTATGTAGGAGAAAGGTACAGCCATCTTGAATCTATGCCTTCCAAGGCAACTCCATGTGCCTGTAGGTTATGAGGTCTCTTGCAAACGCAGTGAAGTAAAGTAAGTTTTAACCGCGCAGTACCAATTTACTCTTTGCCGCACCACCACAGATCGCTGAGCCGGAGAACGGTTTCTTCGCGTGTTATATCCCAGCATCCTCTGCAGTTCAAACCTGCCAATCAGCAGGCAGCACAGCGGCGGAGTACGAAGTCGTCTGTGTGCTCcactgttaccatggttacgACAGGCTGATCTATGCCGAGTACTCCTGTGGACAGGACGGGAACTGGACCATTCCTGTCGACATAAATAGTCCAGGGACCACACCGTGTTTAGGTACATATAATCATCTTACTTCCCCTTTTGGTTTTGGCTCGTCTGCCTATGTTTACGATTGAGAAAGTCAAGACTGATTGACATGTTTCATCATTATTTATCGATCAAAACTTCCGGGATTTTTCTTTCACTCGCAGCTGTTGATACCTTTAACATCATTGACCAGTGTCTCAAATGTCAACAGGTACTGGAAGCttatttcctttctttgtctttattcggaattgcaacaatacaatacagagtggaacgccaggcagacactttcaagttcatctgtgttggtagaagtcattctaaaTCTTTTCCCTCTATTTCAAGATACGAAACCAGCTCATACACTATCTTATGACTGACTAACACAAAAGGTTTGGAATAAATTCTCAACACTAGGTAATTAATATCTTTCACATTCAGTATCTCAATCATGATAGAGACTGTCAggttttgtaaaaagaacttTATGTTTTTAGCTAGTTATACCCATTTCTTGTTGCAGTATTCATGTCAAAACCGGTTTGTATTCTAGCTGTGAAATGCCCGGACCTGTCCAGTCCCCTGCACGGCAGTATGACGTGTGACAGCGGCTCCAGCTTCCGCTTTCCGGAGGCTTGCAACTTTACCTGCGACCCAGGCTACGAGTTGACGTCCCCACGCAGCCGTGAGAGACGCTGTCAGACTAACGCAACCTGGTCTGGAAATGAAGCCGTGTGTATCGGTACGAACAGTTTAGTCTTTATCTGAAATcaaaaaaagtcattttgatGAAATCTACATTCAGTGCGATGCCATCAAATATTGCCACAGCGTAGTAGTACGTCATTTGTGATGTATCAAATTTCGTAGATGACACAATTATTATAATTTGACAAAAAAGTCATTGTCGTCGTCTTTCCTCTTGGAACGTAAGTAAGCGGTAAAATCAATAGCCATAGGCCATGTTCTATGTAACGCTGGAACTGCAACATTGCTAACACTCCAGGTGTGCAGTGCTCGGCTCTGTCCACTCCCGCCAACGGAGGGATGGCGTGTGATAACGGCTCCTCCTTCCGGCATCCTGAGAACTGCAGTTTCACCTGTGACCCGGGCTATGAGCTTAGCGGCAGCAGCCGTCGGACCTGCCAGGCCGATGGTACATGGTCTGGGAGCGATGTCACATGCATCGGTAAGTAAGACACACATTCTATATTTTTAAATTTAAAGCTAGAACTAGAATATCTAAAACTTTTCTTTGGTGCAACACCCATGGCCCGGAAAGCGGTCAAATAGTTCTTATTGTGCCTAGAAAGTGGTGTACGTTCATAGGGACATTTTCCATCGTTGCAGCCCCGGACAACAGAGGCACGGAGTTCATGGTTGGGTTTCTCCAGAACCTTGGATGGTTGGCTCCGGAGCTCGAGTTGTTCATCACCAGTGCAAGTTCTGATCCCGCCTCGGTCACCGTCTCTGCCCCGGGTGCCGGTTTTACCGAACGCTTGACGGTCACAGATGCCGCAGTCCAAGTCGTGCAGCTTCCCAGCTCCCTCGAGCTCAGCGGTAATGAAAAAGCACAGAAGGGCGTCTCTATTACATCAGACACGGAAATCATTGTGTATGGTGTTAATAAGCAGCAATACACAACAGACGGGTTTCTTGGTCTCCCAAAGGATGTGCTTGGAAATGAATATTTTGTAGCGTCTTACACCCCGTCTTCACCATCAGAATTCGGTGTCTTTGGCATTGAAGACAACACGGATGTTGAGATCACTTTGCGGGGGGATACGCAGTACCAAGGTGTGGCGTACTCTACTGGACGTGTTATCAGCTTGGCTTTGAACAAATTTGAAGCTGTTCAGTTCCAAGGATCGGACCTGACAGGCACACGTGTTACATCAAACAAGCCTGTTACCCTGATGTCTGGCGTTCAGTGTGCCAGAGTGCCAACTGGCAATTGTGACCACCTAGTGGAGCAGATCCCCCCAGTGGACACCTGGGGCAAACGGTTTGTTACTGTTCCTCTTGCTGACCGTACGGGAGGCGACATCTTCCGCATCGTTGCTGCCAGAGACAATACAGCAGTCAGTGTCACGGGGCAGGCAGGAAGCTATAGAATTATGCATTCGGGTGAGTTCTGGGAGCTGGATATTCCGTCCGACGTCTACCAGGTCATCACATCCTCTAAGCCGATCATGGTCCTGCAGTACAACAAGGGACAAAGCTCTGGTGGTGTCGACTCAGGTCCGTTAATGATGTATCTCCCTCCGATTGAACACTTTGCAGCTGATTATACGTTTGCCACTGTTGATGCCGTGGGTACAGTGTTTGACAGCTACATCAATgtcgtcataaaaacctcaGAGAAGTACGGCCTCCTGTATGACGGGCACGCTCTTCTGTCCTCCACCTCATGGGTGCCGATTCCAGGCACTGACCTGTCCGCTGCGCAGCTGCACATCACTCGCACTGGCACGCACAAGATCAAACACAGATCCGCCATAGTCACCTTCTCGATTTTCTACTATGGCTATGCCAACGCTGACTCAGTCGGTTTCCCAGGTGGTATGCGTTTTGCGCCGATCTCTGGAAATCCCTAGATAGTAGAGAAGCATAAAGTTGATATAGTTTAATTTCAATGAGTTGAAATAAATAGTCAAGATACAAGTTCTAGATACTGATACTTATTTAGACAATGAGTTGCAAGATGGGAGGGCCAGATCTAGACTTAGAAAAAAATCTGAGGTGTTAACGATGACGTATTAAGCCTATCGAATCAACCAATCACCTGCGGGATGAACACATCAGAGATATCTCTTCAGGATGCTGAGTAACCTACAACCACCTAGGCCTGGTAAATAGTGCTAAGCTGCTGAATAAACCACGAAGAGAGCAAAGCAACCAGGAAACGATTAGGAAGAAGAAAATACGAGGAACTCTCAATTTGTCTGAAAACGACATGACGTTTATGACCCCAGATTCACTACGTTCGGAAACCTAAAACTTATAAGCTTGTAGACTAATTATAAGTGCTCTAGTTTTTATTGCTGTTAATGTGTGAAGCTCATTGGTTTGTG
Protein-coding regions in this window:
- the LOC136442730 gene encoding IgGFc-binding protein-like: MQCVPSDYCRLGLDDCNPEHGICILTGYQTFSCRCRVGTVGDGRRCERTACPPFPVSRILQLSTNLLFAAPPQIAEPENGFFACYIPASSAVQTCQSAGSTAAEYEVVCVLHCYHGYDRLIYAEYSCGQDGNWTIPVDINSPGTTPCLAVKCPDLSSPLHGSMTCDSGSSFRFPEACNFTCDPGYELTSPRSRERRCQTNATWSGNEAVCIGVQCSALSTPANGGMACDNGSSFRHPENCSFTCDPGYELSGSSRRTCQADGTWSGSDVTCIAPDNRGTEFMVGFLQNLGWLAPELELFITSASSDPASVTVSAPGAGFTERLTVTDAAVQVVQLPSSLELSGNEKAQKGVSITSDTEIIVYGVNKQQYTTDGFLGLPKDVLGNEYFVASYTPSSPSEFGVFGIEDNTDVEITLRGDTQYQGVAYSTGRVISLALNKFEAVQFQGSDLTGTRVTSNKPVTLMSGVQCARVPTGNCDHLVEQIPPVDTWGKRFVTVPLADRTGGDIFRIVAARDNTAVSVTGQAGSYRIMHSGEFWELDIPSDVYQVITSSKPIMVLQYNKGQSSGGVDSGPLMMYLPPIEHFAADYTFATVDAVGTVFDSYINVVIKTSEKYGLLYDGHALLSSTSWVPIPGTDLSAAQLHITRTGTHKIKHRSAIVTFSIFYYGYANADSVGFPGGMRFAPISGNP